A genomic region of Dreissena polymorpha isolate Duluth1 chromosome 4, UMN_Dpol_1.0, whole genome shotgun sequence contains the following coding sequences:
- the LOC127878136 gene encoding uncharacterized protein LOC127878136 isoform X1 → MMITEANIRDLETKGYTVVTGVISPSECDRYIEKYQQWLAHFGQRWPKSNKGLIRGYNTGHLEPTWEARLKVKDVFSQLWKTEKLLTSFDSIAIGRPPEEGEEPYDDVNSYWLHLDQESTREGLHAYQGGVYLEEALHDDWTLQVMENSHKVFAKFFKDNERAALTSAEKQFFRLNKTQINYFEKNGCKIVRVPVPKGGMVLWDSRLVHANAQPLKGRANPGRWRYVVFVSMTPAIWASQEDMRIKEDAYHGTKMTNHWSSEGSMLMQESAASKCHPKIMPKIAHTTAAQQLSGVIPYDFEDGSPNGPPKPYTHSVTVKRRLSEFEQYSK, encoded by the exons AT GATGATCACTGAAGCAAACATCCGGGATCTGGAAACCAAGGGTTACACGGTTGTAACAGGGGTCATATCACCGTCAGAGTGTGATAGGTACATCGAGAAATACCAGCAGTGGCTGGCACACTTTGGTCAGCGCTGGCCTAAGTCCAACAAGGGTCTGATACGGGGCTACAATACTGGCCATCTTGAGCCCACATGGGAGGcgaggttaaaggtcaaggacGTGTTCTCTCAACTATGGAAGACTGAGAAACTCCTGACAAGCTTTGACTCGATTGCGATTGGTCGGCCACCTGAGGAAGGGGAGGAGCCATATGATGATGTGAACAGCTACTGGCTGCACTTGGATCAAGAGTCTACGAGGGAGGGACTACACGCTTACCAAGGTGGGGTTTATCTAGAAGAGGCCTTGCATGACGATTGGACACTTCAAGTGATGGAGAACTCGCACAAAGTCTTCGCAAAATTCTTCAAGGATAATGAAAGAGCAGCTCTTACGTCTGCTGAAAAACAATTCTTCCGTCTGAACAAAACACAAATTAACTATTTTGAGAAGAATGGGTGTAAGATTGTGCGAGTGCCTGTGCCCAAGGGTGGTATGGTGCTGTGGGACTCGAGGCTTGTGCATGCCAACGCCCAGCCACTGAAGGGCAGGGCAAACCCAGGGCGGTGGAGGTACGTAGTGTTTGTATCCATGACACCTGCCATATGGGCGTCTCAAGAAGACATGAGGATCAAAGAGGATGCGTATCACGGCACAAAGATGACCAATCACTGGTCATCAGAGGGGTCAATGCTGATGCAAGAATCCGCAGCCAGCAAATGTCATCCTAAGATCATGCCAAAGATTGCACATACCACAGCAGCTCAGCAGTTATCGGGTGTCATACCGTATGACTTTGAGGACGGCTCACCCAATGGACCACCTAAACCTTATACACACTCTGTTACTGTCAAGCGCAGGTTGAGTGAGTTTGAACAATACTCAAAATAA
- the LOC127878136 gene encoding uncharacterized protein LOC127878136 isoform X2: MITEANIRDLETKGYTVVTGVISPSECDRYIEKYQQWLAHFGQRWPKSNKGLIRGYNTGHLEPTWEARLKVKDVFSQLWKTEKLLTSFDSIAIGRPPEEGEEPYDDVNSYWLHLDQESTREGLHAYQGGVYLEEALHDDWTLQVMENSHKVFAKFFKDNERAALTSAEKQFFRLNKTQINYFEKNGCKIVRVPVPKGGMVLWDSRLVHANAQPLKGRANPGRWRYVVFVSMTPAIWASQEDMRIKEDAYHGTKMTNHWSSEGSMLMQESAASKCHPKIMPKIAHTTAAQQLSGVIPYDFEDGSPNGPPKPYTHSVTVKRRLSEFEQYSK, encoded by the coding sequence ATGATCACTGAAGCAAACATCCGGGATCTGGAAACCAAGGGTTACACGGTTGTAACAGGGGTCATATCACCGTCAGAGTGTGATAGGTACATCGAGAAATACCAGCAGTGGCTGGCACACTTTGGTCAGCGCTGGCCTAAGTCCAACAAGGGTCTGATACGGGGCTACAATACTGGCCATCTTGAGCCCACATGGGAGGcgaggttaaaggtcaaggacGTGTTCTCTCAACTATGGAAGACTGAGAAACTCCTGACAAGCTTTGACTCGATTGCGATTGGTCGGCCACCTGAGGAAGGGGAGGAGCCATATGATGATGTGAACAGCTACTGGCTGCACTTGGATCAAGAGTCTACGAGGGAGGGACTACACGCTTACCAAGGTGGGGTTTATCTAGAAGAGGCCTTGCATGACGATTGGACACTTCAAGTGATGGAGAACTCGCACAAAGTCTTCGCAAAATTCTTCAAGGATAATGAAAGAGCAGCTCTTACGTCTGCTGAAAAACAATTCTTCCGTCTGAACAAAACACAAATTAACTATTTTGAGAAGAATGGGTGTAAGATTGTGCGAGTGCCTGTGCCCAAGGGTGGTATGGTGCTGTGGGACTCGAGGCTTGTGCATGCCAACGCCCAGCCACTGAAGGGCAGGGCAAACCCAGGGCGGTGGAGGTACGTAGTGTTTGTATCCATGACACCTGCCATATGGGCGTCTCAAGAAGACATGAGGATCAAAGAGGATGCGTATCACGGCACAAAGATGACCAATCACTGGTCATCAGAGGGGTCAATGCTGATGCAAGAATCCGCAGCCAGCAAATGTCATCCTAAGATCATGCCAAAGATTGCACATACCACAGCAGCTCAGCAGTTATCGGGTGTCATACCGTATGACTTTGAGGACGGCTCACCCAATGGACCACCTAAACCTTATACACACTCTGTTACTGTCAAGCGCAGGTTGAGTGAGTTTGAACAATACTCAAAATAA